tttgaagaaaaaagaagaaaagtacATGACGAAGACGCAAGACGGAAAAAGGAGGAGGCACTGAAAATTCaagctgaagaaaaaaaaaggtaatagCCTTTAATATTATCTGTTTTCCCAATTATAATACTGTCCATTAAAATGCTAGAGTTAGTCATCCTACCTTCCCTTTAATAACTTTCACAGAAAAAGGGAAGAGAAGGAGTTAAAGAATAAGATGGCTAGAGAAGCTAAAGAAAAACTTGATCTGGAAAAACGAATGAAGGCTGAAAAAGAACGGGAAGAGAAGGCTAAAATTGCGCTGCAAATGCAAGAAAAGATACGTGAGGAAGCTGAAAAAAAGCGAATTTTGCAGCTTCAACGGGCACAGGTTTGCATATTGACAATCCAAGAATcaataatagtaacaataattcataattattagtgtaaatatttaaaggaaaaagaagaaaggcGTAAACAAGAAGAACAAATACGGTTGCAGCGATTACAAGAGCAGGAAGAAATGGAGCGGCAATTAGCTGAGCAGAAACGGAAAGAACAGGAAGCTGCTGAAAAACAACATCTACGTCGTCTGGCTGAAGCAAAGGCTCAGCAACAAGCAGTAGCTGAGGCTGCAAAAATCAAGGCTCAATATCAAGCAAAAGTGAGTAATATCTTCATACAATCTAAATTGAAGCATTGCTAAAAGTTCACTCACATTAAAACATTTAAACTGCACAGTAAGTTAACTACAGAGTGAAAACTGTTAATATTTGTTCTAAAAATCAAAGCAATATTGTGTTTTACTTCTGTGAAGTGGATACTAGTACTTACTTGGAATCAAAATTAACAGGGGAAACAACATAACAATACTTACAATGTACCAACGCAAGCTCAAGGTCCAGCTGCATACAAAATAGAAAGTGAACCTGATGAAGATGATGATACTACAGATAACGAGGAAGCGCCTAAGCATGCCGTACCTACTTGGGCTAATGgtgggtataaaaaaaaaaaaaaatacctttgattaaaattcataacttcatGACGCATTTTGCAAGGTCTGACATTATTCAAAGTATTGTCGTCAAACCGTAATTTatgcatttcatttttttgtaacttcGAAAATTATCTGGATTAATGAATTAACTCCGATTATTGTCGTTTCCAGCCCAAGTTCGCAGGGGTCAGCTGGCCTTACAAAAGTACATTCCAATTAGGGAAATATATGGGTATTTTGGCAGTAGACAATGTACACCGGATCTCACAGAAATATTCCAAGGCATTGACAAGAAACGACTAATACGCACATCTAGTGCGGTCTGGAAGACACCGCCACGATATTCTATTATGTATAGAGAATAATCGTTTTGCTGACATGGACGTCAATCATTCAAATGGAGTAGTTTtacttttatattatttagACGTACATATTAATACTAATGATAAAAATGAGTCAAATTTTGCTTTGTATTCAGTTGGAACATGTAGTATCCACTGGATGATGTAAACTGCTTTGGAAATCGATGAGCTCAAAGTATAGAATACGATGTACCTACCAAGTAGTATAATctaatttgataataaaaattttaaagctCAGATGATACTTTGTAtaaagatgaataaaaagtgGCAAAGTCATGATTTATCAATGTAACAAACGTAAAGCCACTCTTTCATCAGTGTCAAACACTAGACTTTAATTCGCCAGTTAGTGAACCGACGTAGTCAGAGTTTGAATTGCAAATAATTACTTGGTATAGTgacatattttaattattttcttactgaagtaaaatatttgatatcATGTGATGTGTCACTTTTTAATTCGTATAATCTATCAGCACGTGTACGAATTCGTTAATTCCGTATTGCActgaaaattactttcaaaatttttagctGCATTACTGAACtgccatttattttttaataaactgagatattaattttttctattaataCATTGAAATCAATAATGAAATAGATAAACCAAAATAGGAACATGCTCTATTTTATTCATTAGTAGACATtgacaataattaatttaggTGTTAATTTGGGAAAACTCCATATGGTACCTCATGTATGatgaaattatgaatacaATCAAAATGACGTTCATTTTAGTATCTCCAATAATATTCTCTACAGAACCATACTTAATGTGAACTTTTTGATTGAGTTTCTTTTGTAGGGTTCGATACACCTTTTGCTTTGATTTTTGAATGCAGAGTTCTGTtagaaaagaataataataattagtaCATATCTCTTTATCAATTTCGATgctattttcattattattattattactagcATATAAGATATCAATTatctgtttcttttctttattttatgtttaaaaaattcataccaaATACTTACGGTACCGATTTCTGTATTAGTTGTGGTACTGGAGGTATCATTATTGGCTGTAATTCATGAGTTACTAGATGTGTATATACGGGAATCTGAATATAAACGGAATTACGTCGATGTATTACATACATGTCTGTACAACATTTGTATATCACGCTTTCTTCAAGTAATACTTACATAAGCTAGTGAACTATCCAGAATTGGCGGTGCACCATATGCATTAGAACGGGCAGGTAATTTGTAATAATGCCCAAGTTTAGGAGATGATAATCTTGTGCCATACAACATGTATCTCTCGTGTTCCGGTACCTCCTTCAGCATTTCAGCCTCTTCGGCCTTACCTTCTGTTTTCTGTGGAATCTGACCTCCATTTAAAACCTTAACAAAAATGGTACGATAATGTATGGCtcattatattcatttatccaaACAATTCGCCTTTCAACCAATTTTTATTGGTTCGAACATCAGTCAGACTGAAATACCTTTCCGTTCAAGGGAAGCCCGAATATCATACCCTAGATCGTtaaatattattgaatttCCCATCTCTCACAATTTTACCTTCATTGTAGTAAAACTTCCGACACCTTTGATATCAGGTGGCAATCTGTATgaaccaaaatatttttccacccaAGTGTTAGGGAGTAACGTGGACCATGGCCTGAATGTACCCAAAGTTGAAATGTAACGGCCATTCAATGTCCACAATCTAACGGTATGATCAGAACTGCCActgcaaaaaatttaattacaagTACATGTTTTCTTAATGTGCCTCTTtacgtacatacacatacacaaGATTGAGTTTAGAACAATTcatattctattttcaaattaattttattagtCTTGTATATCGAGTGATTGACAAAGTAAATTTTACTACAGACAGCGATTGAGAATACGATAATTAGCACCACTAAACCTTACCTAATAATCAGCCTTGCTTCTGGGATGTATTGCAGAGAATTAATTGTTTTACAGTGAGCACGAACGGACGAAAGTAAAAGTGGCTGCGGTTGATTTCGAACAGCCCTTTTTGCACGTCCGTCAATCCGATCTTTCCATAAGAACGGAAACTTCGGTTTTAATAGTGCTATAGACACCTCAGGAGGATGTGGTAAAACATAGTTCGAGAGCAACCAAACCTTTATGTATCCAGCAGTATGTCCTAGGAAAATATTATCTGTTTAATCAATAATGTTTCGTTACCAGGGTTAATTTACTGTGATTCATCTTCTTCATATAGTGTTTCTCAAACTTCACAGTTACAAGAGATGATCGATTGGAAATTGAAACcataattatatcaaatatTGATTGATTTCATTACATTTTCGATTACTATATCAAACCTGTAATCAAATATTGATTTTCGGGATCTGTTGCTAATGACATCACATAATCACCCAACATGTGAATAGCAGAAAAACTAGTTAAATATCCAGCTGCAGGGTGATGAGTCCACACTTGGATCATCCCGTTCTCTAACGATAGCAATAAAGAGCCAACATCGGGGGCAACTGGTCgtacattgagaaaaatcatAGCATATACACCGACTATCCTTGTAAAACTCAATGCGGACTTTTGATGTTTAGATACTTCATCGTCGGAAGTATATACTGGATTATTTTCTGTATCGTCATTCAGGTTTGCGtctctaaaaataaatatctagTATTAGGATTTGAATATAATCTCTGTTCCCTGTTGAACTAGATGTGGTACAAATGGAGTGCAATTTGAAAATAGGCATTTAATTCCTGTTTGGTGCACTATATaatgcaaatttgaaatttgcgTAAGCTTTTTCTTGGAAAGGAAATTATTTCTTGTTACAATTTAGATGTATACGAGTTTTAAATTGTGGAACAAGCCTTACGATTTCAACAATAAGGTCTTTACGTTTGATTTGAGTCTCTTCATTGGTATTTCTAATCTCTCCTTTGTTTCTTTCTTGTATGATATAGCATACCTATGTTACAATAGATGAAACATCATTAGTGTTTCAACTTTATTAAcaatcaaagaatttttaataagCTGTAAGAACAAGTAGATTTTATCAATCACTCAACTTCCCGTAGGATTGTTAACACGATATCTTCTGTAAGGCTGCCCAGTCTCTAATCGCCAAAGTATCAGTTCGCCGTTATATGATGCAGTCGCTAGGGCTTGAGGGTAATTTGCAGCAGTACAAAGTACGTCATCCGTGTGTCGGGTTTCCCAATTCTTTTTATGCACGCCAGCTTCGGTGTCTGCAAATTCGGTAATGTGGCGATTCCAACCGGTACAAAGAATTCGGTTCGATAACCAGGTAATGCTTGTTATTTCACTAGTGTAAATAGAAGAAACAATTATAAATCACAGAAATTAATATAGAGAGTATGGTTTATAAAACATACCACTGGGGTTCAATGCTCATGTTTCGTATACAGTTTCCTGAATGAAAAATCCACATTTTTATTGTCCCATCTCTAGCACCAGTGAGGAGGAACTGCTCCGACGTATCAAAACTGGCAGCAGTTATTTCAATGGGGACTCGTTCGCCATACACTAACTTATAGTGGGCATTTTTGCAAAGATACAGGCGGCGTCCTATCCAAGGATTCCAAACGATGAAGCAAGAATCCAAGCCTGTTGTAACAACCTGATGAATGTTTAACAAAGAGGTAACATTGTGGaccaattttataatttttactgtATGTAATTGTTTTGTGACTTATTAGGACAttcattaatatttacaaCTTTATATAAGGTGTTATAAAGCACGCAGCTGACAGGTTTCGTGTGCGTATATCCGTCAGATATTTCCGCATTTATCACGTGTTCGCATGTCAGTATGATCATTTTCATACTGGCTATTATCAGTTTTTGCGTTATCGAATTATACACGACAGACATTGGAGTATGTTCGCCAAGTTCACTTGGTAGACCGTTGTAAGTCTGTTTGagaattcatttgaatttttatggataccactacttttttttattataccaaTGTGAACTCTATACGGAATATTCAACCTGCATACAAGCTTGAGCTGCGACATCCCATACTTTGATACATTTATCCTTGGCCAAAGAGTATATCCGTTTTCCACCATTGTGCGTTATTAGTGTACAAATAGTAGCATGATGTCCTTGGAGAATACAGTTAGGTTTATTAGGCACAAACGGATTCCATACACGAACTGTACAATCAGGGCCACCCGTCACTAGAATATGGCCTTCTGTAGGGGTAGattcaatattaattacaaattGGGAGTAAGCATTGCAACACGAACCAGTATTTCCCTGTGTACTAAATTGAGCTAAAGTAAATTTGACAAACCTTCACAGAAATCGAAGCATGAAACTCCCTTTGCTACATTGAATATGTATTGCATCCTAGTACCAGTTGCATCGCTGAGAAAAACTGAACGATCTGAGCAGATACCGCAAGATACGAATGCTCGCAGATTTCCATAATATCCTACTTGTCGTACCCAATCAGCGTgaatgtttttaaattctgtaACTTTCATGCCTTGGAGTTCGCcctattatttgaaaaatcactAACAGTAACGTGAAATAGCTGTATTGAATTAACTTCagtgtaagaaattcaatcaGTTGTTTTCAAAGCTAACTCTAGCCACAGCTTCGTAACGAAGATGAATTAAATCATGTCGTGGAGCATGTTTAAAAGGTCCCTTCTGCAAAGAACTAAACGACATCACTTTGACAGTTCCTCCCATATCACCCAAAACAATGTGTGAGTTTTCTTTAATATTGGGACTAAAGTAATAGCTCATGCATACCACTGCATTTTCTAAGCTTGATATCTGTACAGAAATAATGCACAATCGAAATTCAGtatatttttcggaatcaatATCGACAAATGCTAATTTTACTACACATATTACTCTACTGGAGCGCCCTGATGGTACCAGAATTTGAATGTTTGTTAAAATGAAAGTGTACACGTACCATTACTCTCAGATCAAATTTCCTTGCCATGGTATCATAAAACCGCAGGTCACGCTCCGAAGAACTTGTAcataatatttgaatatcgGGTAGTACAATCATATCAGTTATAGTTGTAGAACAAACTTTCAAATATGCTGAAAGTTCAAAGTTAGCGCTCTACAATTCAATACTCACTCCCAAAAAATGTATTAAGATATATCtgcgtcaaaaaaaaatgttttggaAATATTGGCTATAATTGTCTAAATTAGGAGTTTCTATTAAAATTAGGTTTCTTTGTGTGCTAAAATCTCTTGAACAAAATAAGTGaaatgataagaaaaatcAGGAAACATGGCGAAAAAGATTCTTACGATTTGTTGATTGAACGCTTCGCTCATATTCAAGATCCAAAGACCAATAATTAATAACACCATCTCTACTTGCTGTTAAATAACAACCTTGCAGGAAATCCCAGGTTCGATCCTAAAAATTGAGAGAACCCAAATATTCTAAAAATGAATCACTGATAAGCTTATGGTGACACTCACTGGGCGAACTTCTGGACAGAACACAATTCTGCAGACCGCACTACGATGATGGGTTCTTTGTATCTCTGGTTCACCGGTTAAAGGGGGTTCCAGTGTTTGCCGCTGCAGGGTTGTATCTGTTTGTTGAAACTCTAACAGCAAATAAGTTATAAATTCATCCCATGTTGTGTACCCATTTCTTCTCAAGTTTATctaatgaaaatcaaaaagtaTCCAGAAATCatatagaaatgaaaaaatgatacataATCTTTAAAGAGTGTGAACCTTCTTGAATAATGTTCGAAATTCATCATTCGGGATATGAATTTTCAGTATAGTTCTGAATGCTTCTTGGAGTTGCAACTCGCTTATTTCTTGTCCTTCATTTGCCTATAAAAACAATTGGGTTTTTGAATTGACTACACTCTTTGAATCGTAATGAATAATGTCGTTAGGTGGAAAGTCAATGTTTTATGAGTTGAAATTGTTTCCCTAACTGTTCATAAAATATGTCATACTGAATATTTTCTGTACTTATATGAATACGGCGAACGATAGAGAGTAAGCAGGAACTGACCAAGAAAGCTTCAtgcaaatttatcaaatcttcCTCTGTACATTGCTCTTCGATGTTTTGTTGGTTGTAAAATTCTTCGAACTGTTGTTGAATGCTGAACAAGTGCATTTATaggattaaaataaaattttcaatcatttactGAATATTCAACAACTAGTTTCATGGAATGAATATATCAGCCCAAATAACTTTGTGAATATTTGTCACGTCCTGCATAGGAAACTTGAATCGTTTTACTCAACTGTTAATGTTTTACGATAATATATCAGTAACATCACAATTTCATGAATTTCTCCACTAACCATGTTTCTGCTGTCAGTATTGTTTGGGGAAACATTCATTCACAGGATGCTATCAAATTATAAACGAATCAAAGGTAACTTTGCTATTTCCTCTTCTCTCCAATTCCCTCCAGCTCCTTCCACCCTTGTTGTCATGGTTTAGAATAGTCATGCAGACATCAGCCGCAAGATACTTCTTATAGTAGGTACTAAAGTATTTTTTATAGGTGCAAAaagattatttaaaatatttcagggcAGAAGTGAGCAATTTGCCATGCAGAAtgcttttcatttattttattgaaacgtAAGATGATGAAGTTCATAACATACTGCGATGCAATATACAAGATACTATGGAAAAAAACTGCaacattatattattgtattattaaaaatcataatatgaCAAAATTGGTCGTATCAATTTTCCGGCTAGCTGCAATTCCACTTTTCAttgtgttttttgttctttgtcAAGGACAGAAATAATCAATATACATATGTCCAGCAGAACAGGTCATGATAGTTCTCTACCAAGTGATCAATATTAGTCTCCCCTGACACAACAGAGCcggaaaaaattcttattgtTTCTTGGACAATGGATCCCTTATATTCGGCAATCAGTTTATTTAGCAGACGAAAGTACGAAGAATGTGCAGTTATATGTTCGACTCTGTTAAAGAAGAATCCGTTGGATCAGGTGAGTCACTTAAAATAgctattaataattatattttgattGCATAATTTCCACATATCTTTCAAGAAATGACACACAGTAAATGAACATTGTCTTCAACTATTtgatattaacaataatagttTTATGCAGGCAATCTGGATTCTCAAAATGCGTGCTTTGACGCTTCAAGTTTACGTGGATGACATCGAAGGTGAAGAAGAAGGAATAGCAGAAAGTATTTTAGATAATGACACAATTGCTGCTATGCCTCGACCAGGGACATCACTTAAGAATCCAGGCACCTCACTACCTGGACAAGGTTTTCGGCCAAAAACAGAATCAGGTTAACATTCTGGCATTACCTCTAATGTATACcactaaaaaattttaacgagagTTTTGACCGCTCAACCCTTAACGGTATTCTCTAAAATCAATCACAGAGACTGTAGTTCAACATTACGAGTATTCACTGAATAATATagcatcaaaaatattgagtCAAACGATTGTTCTTGCATTGTTGAAGGTAGACCAGTCACAGGTGTAGTTCGACCCGCAACTCAATCTGCAAGATCAGAAACCATGGAACAAGCTTTGAGAACAGCTAGAACATCAAAAACAGCAAGACCAATCACTGCAAATACTGGCCGCAGTATTAGGTCAAACATATGACAAAGGCCATACGTTTGAATTAGTAATATTTTCTGTTCATATGTTTGTAtactgattaattattttcagacttGGCACAGCATCAATGTTGACAGAACCTGACGGACCATTTATACAGCTATCGCGTTTAAATATATCAAAATATGCGGCTCAACCTGGTATTGCCAAACCTTTATTTGAGTACATTTACTATCATGAACACGACGCGAGATATGTAAGTGGAGAATGGGATCATAGCGTCTTATGTGCTAACTCTCAAAAACATTTAGATGAGATTCACTGAAATTTTAGGCTCTTGATTTAGCAGTCCAAGCAACTCAAGCGTGCCAATTTAAAGATTGGTGGTGGAAAGTCCAGTTGGGTAAATGTTATTATGCTCTTGGACTAACTCGAGATGCAGAGCATCAGTTCAGATCTGCTTTGAAGAACCATAAAACCATTGAAACTATTGTTAGATTGATAAGGGTATATATCAGATTAGATCAGCCATTTGCTGCATTGGATATTTGCAACGGAGgtctcgattatttttcaaatgaagtAAGTCATGTTAAAAATCGAACAcagataataaattaataaccaATGCTTCAGGTACCAAATTCAAACTTTCTTCCAACGAACTACACCTACCTAATATTTCATAATTCATCCACACATATTAAACCGTACTCCAAgacgtaaattaaaaatttaaaaaaatacgccAACAGGTAACTATTTTGACCGAAATGGCTCGTGTTTTTGAAGGTTTAAATAACATGCAAATGtctatgaaatattataaatcaGTACTGCAAGAGGATGCAGCACATATCGAAGCTATTGCAAGCATTGGCATGCATCATTTTTATAACGATCAACCAGAAACGGCATTGCGTTATTATAGGTAAGGTCAATCTACTATTATATTTCATACAGTTTACTTTCAAGTTCTCTCTGAGATATTTGATTTACAGGCGTCTTTTACAAATGGGAGTTTTTAATGCTGAACTCTTCACCAATTTGGGCTTGTGCTGTTTCTATGCTCAGCAGTATGATCATACAATATCATGCTTTGAGAGAGCACTCAATCTTGCAACAGAAGAGAACATCGCTGACGTGTGGTATAATATTTCTCATGTGGCCATTGTAAGTTTGCCTAATATAgcaatatattacatacatatgtatgtacgatATCCTTAAATCTAAAACTTGTATCAACATGTGTTCAATTTAATACTTTGGATTTTCAAGAGTGTAGGTGATATACACATGGCACAGGAATGTCTGAGACTAGCAATTTCTGCAGATAACAGTCATGCTTTATCTTACAACAATCTTGGAGTATTGGAATctagaaataataatgtaacaGCTGCTCGGACTTATTTTCATGCTTCGGCAAATCTTGCCAGCTATTTACATGAACCACACTACAACAGTGCAAAGTTAGCTTACGAGGTACGCTTTTAATGGCTAATGAAACAGATGACTAGGCAAtgtattagatttttttctcaaaatgttCATAA
The Neodiprion lecontei isolate iyNeoLeco1 chromosome 3, iyNeoLeco1.1, whole genome shotgun sequence DNA segment above includes these coding regions:
- the LOC107227113 gene encoding WD repeat-containing protein on Y chromosome translates to MFPQTILTAETCIQQQFEEFYNQQNIEEQCTEEDLINLHEAFLANEGQEISELQLQEAFRTILKIHIPNDEFRTLFKKINLRRNGYTTWDEFITYLLLEFQQTDTTLQRQTLEPPLTGEPEIQRTHHRSAVCRIVFCPEVRPDRTWDFLQGCYLTASRDGVINYWSLDLEYERSVQSTNPYLKVCSTTITDMIVLPDIQILCTSSSERDLRFYDTMARKFDLRVMGELQGMKVTEFKNIHADWVRQVGYYGNLRAFVSCGICSDRSVFLSDATGTRMQYIFNVAKGVSCFDFCEEGHILVTGGPDCTVRVWNPFVPNKPNCILQGHHATICTLITHNGGKRIYSLAKDKCIKVWDVAAQACMQTYNGLPSELGEHTPMSVVYNSITQKLIIASMKMIILTCEHVINAEISDGYTHTKPVSCVLYNTLYKVVVTTGLDSCFIVWNPWIGRRLYLCKNAHYKLVYGERVPIEITAASFDTSEQFLLTGARDGTIKMWIFHSGNCIRNMSIEPQCEITSITWLSNRILCTGWNRHITEFADTEAGVHKKNWETRHTDDVLCTAANYPQALATASYNGELILWRLETGQPYRRYRVNNPTGRYAISYKKETKERLEIPMKRLKSNVKTLLLKSDANLNDDTENNPVYTSDDEVSKHQKSALSFTRIVGVYAMIFLNVRPVAPDVGSLLLSLENGMIQVWTHHPAAGYLTSFSAIHMLGDYVMSLATDPENQYLITGHTAGYIKVWLLSNYVLPHPPEVSIALLKPKFPFLWKDRIDGRAKRAVRNQPQPLLLSSVRAHCKTINSLQYIPEARLIISGSSDHTVRLWTLNGRYISTLGTFRPWSTLLPNTWVEKYFGSYRLPPDIKGVGSFTTMKVLNGGQIPQKTEGKAEEAEMLKEVPEHERYMLYGTRLSSPKLGHYYKLPARSNAYGAPPILDSSLAYIPVYTHLVTHELQPIMIPPVPQLIQKSVPTLHSKIKAKGVSNPTKETQSKSSH
- the LOC107227158 gene encoding tetratricopeptide repeat protein 8; amino-acid sequence: MDPLYSAISLFSRRKYEECAVICSTLLKKNPLDQAIWILKMRALTLQVYVDDIEGEEEGIAESILDNDTIAAMPRPGTSLKNPGTSLPGQGFRPKTESGRPVTGVVRPATQSARSETMEQALRTARTSKTARPITANTGRSIRLGTASMLTEPDGPFIQLSRLNISKYAAQPGIAKPLFEYIYYHEHDARYALDLAVQATQACQFKDWWWKVQLGKCYYALGLTRDAEHQFRSALKNHKTIETIVRLIRVYIRLDQPFAALDICNGGLDYFSNEVTILTEMARVFEGLNNMQMSMKYYKSVLQEDAAHIEAIASIGMHHFYNDQPETALRYYRRLLQMGVFNAELFTNLGLCCFYAQQYDHTISCFERALNLATEENIADVWYNISHVAISVGDIHMAQECLRLAISADNSHALSYNNLGVLESRNNNVTAARTYFHASANLASYLHEPHYNSAKLAYEVGDLQTSYIVVQRALRAYPNHQESRELFQRLQRHFSYI